Sequence from the Flavobacterium sp. TR2 genome:
TGACTTTGGAGTTTTTGGAAGTTTGTGGGCGATGAGGGGTTCGAACCCCCGACCCCCTCGGTGTAAACGAGGTGCTCTGAACCAGCTGAGCTAATCGCCCTATTTATTAGGTTGCTATCCTTTGCAATTGCGAGTAAAATTATCGGCTATCGACCTCTTCCGATAAAAAATCGGAATGCTCTGTATCCAGCTGAGCTAATCGCCCTATTTTACTAGGCTACTATCGTTTGTGATTGCGATTGCAAATTTACACCTAGATTTTGTATTTGCAAGTGTTTTTGAGAAAAAAAAGAAAACTTTTTTCTAGATCTCTATTTTTAAGCCATTTAAAAACAGAGAAAATTTTAAGTTTTCTTATTATTTCGTTAAAATGCCAAATTAAGAGTTCTAATTCTTAATAATCTTTTGCAGTGATTCGACTTAATCATACATTTGTAAACCTAAAAATAGTATATTCTAATGGCACGATTTAAAGAAAATGATTTACCTAAATCAAAAATAACGGCTACTTCACTTCACAAAGCAAAAACAATTTTTACATACGCGGGACATCACAAATGGAAATTTTTCATTGGCTTGATTTTTCTTTTACTCACCGGCGCCACTGCCCTAGCCTTTCCTAAATTGATGGGAATGTTGGTAGATTGTGTAAAAAATAAAGATAATGACGAGGCTAATCAAATTGCATTAGGATTGATTGTGATTCTTTTTTTGCAATCTTTCTTTTCATTTTTCAGACTTTCATTATTTGTAAACTTTACCGAAAACACATTGGCCAATCTGCGTTTGGCTTTATATACCAATCTGGTAAAGCTGCCCATGACTTTCTTCTCTCAAAAAAGGGTCGGGGAATTGAATAGCAGGATCAGTGCCGATATTACGCAAATTCAAGATACATTAACCACTACAATTGCAGAGTTTTTACGTCAATTTATTTTAATTATTGGAGGAATTATCCTTTTAGCGACAGAAAGTTTCAAATTGACTTTATTAATGCTTTCTGTAGTTCCGCTAGTTGCAATTGCGGCTGTAGTATTCGGACGATTTATTAGAAAATATTCTAAAAAAGTTCAAGATCAGGTAGCAGAAAGCCAGGTAATTGTAGAAGAAACGATGCAGGGAATTAGTATCGTAAAGGCTTTTGCTAATGAATGGTATGAAATCGCCCGTTATAAAGGAAAAATTAATGAAGTGGTAAAACTGGCCATCAAAGGCGGTAAATACCGTGGTTATTTTGCTTCGTTCATTATTTTCTGTTTATTTGGCGCAATCGTGGCGGTTGTTTGGTACGGAGTTCGTTTGAGTATTGCCGGCGAAATGAGCGTTGGACAATTAATTTCATTCGTATTATATTCTACTTTTGTTGGTGCTTCTTTTGGCGGAATTGCCGAATTATACGCTCAGATTCAAAAAGCAATTGGCGCTACAGAACGTGTTTTTGAATTATTGGATGAAAGTCCAGAAAAAATCAATTTGGGTTCAACTAAAAATCAGGAAAAAATTAAAGGAAATGTTACTTTCAAGAATGTAGCATTTAGTTACCCTACGCGTCAGGAAATTCAAGTTCTTAAGGATGTAAACTTTTCAGCAGAATTCGGTCAGAAAATCGCTATTGTTGGTCCAAGCGGCGCCGGAAAATCGACTATTTCATCTCTTCTTCTTCGTTTTTATGACATTACTTCCGGCGAAATTACAGTTGACGGCAAAAACATTTACGATTATGACTTAGAAAATCTTCGCGGCAATATGAGTATCGTGCCTCAGGATGTAATTTTATTTGGAGGAACAATTAGAGAAAACATCGCGTACGGGAAACCAGATGCAACTGACGAAGAAATTATCCAAGCTGCAAAACAAGCCAATGCTTTCAATTTTGTGGATGGTTTTCCTGAAAAATTCGAAACTTTGGTTGGAGAACGTGGTGTCAAACTTTCTGGAGGACAGCGCCAGCGTATTGCTATTGCGAGAGCTTTACTTAAAAATCCAAGCATCTTGATTTTAGATGAAGCTACATCATCTTTAGACAGCGAAAGCGAAAAACTTGTTCAGGAAGCTCTAGAAGTATTAATGGAAGGAAGAACAAGCATTATCATTGCTCATCGTCTTTCTACGATTAGAAACGCTGATAAAATCCTAGTTTTAGATAATGGAAAAATTTCTGAAGAAGGAACTCACCAAGAATTAATAAATTTAGAGAACGGAATTTATAAAAACTTAAGCAACTTGCAATTTAGCAACTCTTAAAAGAAAATTCTTTTCTTAGTCCCGAAGCTTCGAGGCTAAATTGTAATA
This genomic interval carries:
- a CDS encoding ABC transporter ATP-binding protein; the encoded protein is MARFKENDLPKSKITATSLHKAKTIFTYAGHHKWKFFIGLIFLLLTGATALAFPKLMGMLVDCVKNKDNDEANQIALGLIVILFLQSFFSFFRLSLFVNFTENTLANLRLALYTNLVKLPMTFFSQKRVGELNSRISADITQIQDTLTTTIAEFLRQFILIIGGIILLATESFKLTLLMLSVVPLVAIAAVVFGRFIRKYSKKVQDQVAESQVIVEETMQGISIVKAFANEWYEIARYKGKINEVVKLAIKGGKYRGYFASFIIFCLFGAIVAVVWYGVRLSIAGEMSVGQLISFVLYSTFVGASFGGIAELYAQIQKAIGATERVFELLDESPEKINLGSTKNQEKIKGNVTFKNVAFSYPTRQEIQVLKDVNFSAEFGQKIAIVGPSGAGKSTISSLLLRFYDITSGEITVDGKNIYDYDLENLRGNMSIVPQDVILFGGTIRENIAYGKPDATDEEIIQAAKQANAFNFVDGFPEKFETLVGERGVKLSGGQRQRIAIARALLKNPSILILDEATSSLDSESEKLVQEALEVLMEGRTSIIIAHRLSTIRNADKILVLDNGKISEEGTHQELINLENGIYKNLSNLQFSNS